One Candidatus Zixiibacteriota bacterium DNA segment encodes these proteins:
- a CDS encoding DNA polymerase III subunit alpha: protein MSKADFIHLHNHTMYSLLDGAIKIPDMLKTAADMGMPSIAITDHGNMFGAIDFYIQAKNYRIKPIIGIETYIVPDDHTQKRHVPGVPDAGYHLVLLAKNFKGYENLIKLSSIAFLDGFYYKPRIDKKLLSKYSEGLIALTACLKGEVAQVALKDNEDKLEETIKSYLDIFDAKDFFLEIQNHNIAEEAAVRAALKKHAGKFGLGLVATNDCHYLKREHHAAHDALICLQTGKVVSDTDRMRYSTDQLYLKSPEQMKELFADTPEAIENTVKIAERCNLEIELHRNLVPEFPLPEGFDSDDKYVDYMAKKGLEKRYGKVTPGLNDRLDYELKIIKQMGYSGYFLIVKDFIDYAKDNQIRVGPGRGSAAGSLVSYCLGITNIDPMKYNLLFERFLNPERISMPDIDIDFSDRGRDKVIDYVTKKYGRENVAQIITFGSMAARAVVRDVGRVLSVPYKEIDAVAKMIPEEIGMTLKRALEISVDLKEKRKNDETIATVLEYSEILEGLARHASTHAAGVVIAPAPLTNFVPLYKSNKDEITTQYDMRIVETIGLLKMDFLGLRTLTVLDDAIDLVRETHNIDIDIDKIPLDDPEVFKLFSKGNTIGVFQFESGGMRDYLRKLEPSSIDDLIAMNALYRPGPLDSGMIDTYIDCKKGKKEIEYIHPTLEPILKDTYGVIVFQEQVLKIAQELGGYSLGKADILRKAIGKKQAEVMAQQKSEFIEGAVKRKIDKKIAEKVFDMIETFARYGFVKAHSTGYAVIAYQTAYFKTHYPAEFMAAALTNDMGNSNRVTIFKNECKELGVELLPPDINIGSVHFSVLDGKILFSLAAVKNVGHSAVEAIIKARGDGGFTDIFDFCKRVNLRSVNKKALESLIASGAFDSIEKSRAKLYDNVEILINYGLNIQKDIQSGQSSLFGQDNTTSAMTPRLKESTPWNDTKTRNMEKEVLGFYLSSHPLEDNRLEYLAFVDKKYRLEKLADLKDGINVVVGGVVDNLDIKTSKNNKLYAKFNIEDFTDSIDVLMFSPCFDKKRQLLENGRNIIIFGELSGQEGKKPDIIANDIFLLESAYKEIPCSLRLNIDESYLKDGTADDIDKIFKENTGKSEVIIRFKLNEANLTVRSKKYKVQPSPQLLTELAKKFGEDSFMLEIKKGFANNNKKGRY, encoded by the coding sequence TAACCGATCACGGCAATATGTTTGGCGCTATTGATTTTTATATCCAAGCCAAGAACTATAGAATCAAGCCGATTATCGGCATTGAGACATATATAGTGCCGGATGATCATACGCAGAAAAGGCATGTTCCCGGTGTCCCGGATGCCGGTTATCATCTGGTATTGCTAGCTAAGAACTTCAAGGGATATGAAAATCTTATTAAATTGTCATCAATTGCTTTTCTTGATGGATTCTATTATAAACCGCGAATCGATAAAAAATTACTAAGCAAATATTCGGAAGGCCTTATTGCCCTGACAGCCTGTTTGAAAGGCGAGGTTGCGCAAGTGGCATTAAAAGACAACGAGGATAAGCTTGAGGAAACGATTAAAAGCTATCTCGATATTTTTGACGCTAAAGATTTTTTCTTGGAGATTCAAAACCACAATATCGCCGAGGAGGCTGCTGTTCGCGCCGCCCTGAAAAAACATGCCGGGAAATTCGGACTGGGACTTGTTGCAACCAATGATTGTCATTATCTCAAACGTGAACATCACGCCGCCCATGATGCTTTGATATGCCTGCAAACCGGCAAGGTTGTCTCAGATACCGACAGAATGCGTTATTCTACCGACCAATTATATTTAAAATCGCCGGAGCAGATGAAGGAGCTTTTTGCCGATACGCCGGAGGCAATCGAGAATACTGTTAAAATCGCCGAGCGATGCAATCTGGAAATAGAATTGCATCGAAACTTAGTGCCGGAGTTTCCTCTGCCCGAGGGATTTGATTCGGATGATAAGTATGTCGATTATATGGCGAAAAAGGGGCTTGAAAAAAGATACGGCAAAGTAACACCCGGATTAAATGACAGGCTTGATTATGAATTAAAGATAATCAAGCAGATGGGGTATTCGGGATATTTTCTAATCGTAAAAGATTTTATAGATTATGCCAAAGATAATCAGATACGTGTCGGACCGGGAAGAGGTTCGGCGGCTGGTTCATTGGTTTCGTATTGCTTGGGTATTACTAATATCGACCCGATGAAATACAACCTTCTATTCGAAAGGTTTTTGAATCCCGAACGCATCTCGATGCCTGATATCGATATCGATTTCTCGGATAGAGGCCGTGATAAGGTGATAGATTACGTTACCAAAAAATATGGGCGCGAAAATGTAGCGCAGATTATAACCTTCGGCTCGATGGCGGCTCGGGCTGTTGTCCGCGATGTGGGGCGGGTATTATCAGTTCCCTATAAGGAAATCGATGCCGTTGCCAAGATGATACCTGAGGAAATCGGCATGACTCTCAAACGAGCGCTTGAGATTTCCGTTGACCTGAAGGAGAAAAGGAAAAATGATGAAACAATAGCTACGGTGCTCGAGTATTCCGAAATTCTCGAGGGTTTGGCAAGGCATGCTTCCACCCATGCCGCCGGCGTAGTAATCGCGCCTGCACCGCTTACGAATTTTGTGCCTCTTTATAAATCCAACAAGGATGAAATCACAACTCAATATGATATGAGAATTGTCGAAACTATCGGCCTTCTGAAAATGGATTTTCTTGGACTGCGGACATTAACTGTTCTTGATGATGCTATTGATTTAGTCAGAGAAACACATAATATAGATATCGATATTGATAAAATTCCCCTTGATGATCCGGAGGTTTTTAAGCTTTTCTCAAAAGGCAATACTATCGGTGTATTCCAGTTCGAATCAGGCGGCATGCGTGATTACCTTCGCAAGCTGGAGCCGTCAAGTATTGATGATTTGATTGCTATGAACGCTCTTTACCGTCCCGGTCCGCTTGATTCGGGAATGATTGACACATACATCGATTGTAAAAAAGGCAAAAAGGAAATTGAGTATATACATCCGACGCTTGAGCCAATACTTAAGGATACTTATGGAGTGATTGTATTTCAGGAGCAAGTGCTTAAAATCGCTCAGGAGTTAGGGGGCTACAGTCTTGGCAAAGCCGATATACTTCGCAAAGCAATAGGCAAAAAGCAGGCTGAAGTAATGGCTCAGCAAAAGAGCGAATTTATCGAGGGCGCTGTTAAAAGAAAAATCGATAAGAAAATCGCCGAAAAAGTGTTTGATATGATAGAAACATTCGCGCGCTATGGCTTTGTGAAAGCTCACTCCACCGGTTATGCCGTGATTGCCTATCAAACCGCTTATTTTAAAACACATTATCCGGCAGAGTTTATGGCGGCAGCGCTTACTAACGATATGGGTAATTCGAACCGGGTAACAATCTTTAAAAATGAATGCAAAGAGCTGGGAGTTGAGCTTTTGCCGCCTGATATTAATATAGGCTCCGTTCATTTTTCAGTATTGGATGGCAAGATATTATTTAGCTTAGCCGCCGTAAAAAATGTGGGACATTCGGCAGTTGAGGCGATTATAAAAGCTCGCGGCGATGGTGGTTTTACTGATATATTCGATTTCTGCAAACGCGTTAACCTGCGGTCAGTCAATAAAAAAGCCCTCGAAAGTCTGATTGCCAGCGGCGCTTTCGATTCGATTGAAAAATCACGGGCAAAGCTTTATGATAATGTTGAAATTTTGATTAATTACGGTTTAAATATTCAAAAAGATATTCAATCGGGGCAATCATCCCTGTTTGGGCAGGACAACACGACAAGCGCGATGACTCCCAGGCTGAAAGAATCTACTCCCTGGAATGATACGAAAACAAGGAATATGGAAAAGGAAGTGTTGGGGTTTTATCTTAGTTCCCACCCTCTTGAGGATAATCGTTTAGAGTATTTGGCTTTTGTCGATAAAAAATACAGGCTTGAGAAATTAGCCGACTTGAAGGATGGAATTAATGTTGTGGTTGGCGGTGTGGTAGATAATTTAGATATCAAAACCAGCAAGAACAACAAGCTTTACGCAAAATTCAATATCGAAGATTTCACTGATTCGATTGATGTTTTAATGTTTTCACCATGCTTTGATAAAAAAAGACAATTACTTGAGAATGGCAGGAATATCATTATATTTGGAGAATTAAGCGGCCAAGAGGGCAAAAAACCGGACATAATAGCTAATGATATATTTCTGCTTGAATCTGCTTATAAGGAAATTCCCTGCAGCCTGCGCTTGAATATTGATGAATCATACCTAAAGGATGGCACGGCTGACGACATCGATAAAATTTTTAAGGAGAATACGGGAAAGTCTGAGGTGATAATTCGTTTCAAATTAAATGAAGCCAATCTGACAGTTCGGTCGAAAAAATATAAGGTTCAGCCCTCGCCGCAATTACTAACCGAACTTGCTAAAAAATTCGGTGAAGATAGCTTTATGCTTGAGATTAAAAAGGGATTTGCAAACAACAATAAGAAAGGCAGATATTGA